Proteins encoded by one window of Monoglobus pectinilyticus:
- a CDS encoding glycosyltransferase family 4 protein, giving the protein MIKVVEVSSDSNIGGAGKCIITFLKYFDRKQFDVSVVLPKNSLLKPEAEALGVKVYEMDNLAEKSLDMKAIGSLKKLFKEIKPDIVHTHASMSARIAAKQCRIKTVYTRHSVFEPSRKISQGPGKAVNGWINNHTADRIIAVAEAAKDNLTATGVSADKIDVVLNGVEALKPAADIQKVRSGFGIEPDEKAVAIVARLTEVKGHRYFIEAAKILKKRGVKAKFLIAGTGDTAEALKRQIKNEGLIGTVKMLGFLNDVEPLMNAMDIQANCSFGTEATSLSLLQGMSLGKPAVVTDFGGNPGVIRDGENGFMVPIKDPAAMADTLHKLMTDESLYESMSKRSLEIYNECFTAEVNTKRIEDIYLKLLN; this is encoded by the coding sequence GTGATAAAAGTGGTAGAGGTGTCCTCTGACTCGAATATCGGGGGAGCGGGAAAGTGTATAATAACTTTTCTCAAATATTTTGACAGAAAGCAGTTTGACGTTTCTGTTGTCCTGCCTAAGAACTCACTGCTGAAGCCGGAGGCGGAAGCTTTGGGGGTTAAGGTTTATGAAATGGACAACCTGGCCGAAAAATCGCTGGATATGAAGGCTATTGGAAGCCTGAAAAAATTGTTTAAGGAAATAAAGCCTGATATTGTGCATACTCACGCAAGCATGTCCGCCAGGATAGCGGCCAAACAGTGCCGTATAAAAACAGTCTATACCAGGCACAGCGTGTTTGAGCCGTCAAGGAAAATTTCTCAGGGCCCCGGCAAAGCGGTAAACGGCTGGATTAATAATCATACCGCGGACAGGATAATAGCTGTTGCCGAGGCGGCAAAGGATAATCTGACCGCCACGGGCGTCAGCGCTGATAAAATAGACGTTGTATTAAACGGCGTTGAAGCGTTGAAGCCGGCGGCGGATATACAAAAAGTCAGGTCGGGATTTGGGATTGAGCCGGATGAAAAAGCGGTTGCGATTGTTGCGAGACTGACCGAGGTCAAGGGGCACAGATATTTTATTGAAGCCGCAAAGATTTTGAAAAAGCGCGGAGTTAAAGCAAAATTTCTTATAGCCGGTACAGGAGATACAGCTGAGGCGCTGAAACGTCAGATTAAAAACGAGGGCTTGATTGGAACTGTCAAGATGCTGGGATTTTTAAATGATGTTGAGCCTTTGATGAACGCTATGGATATTCAGGCTAATTGTTCATTCGGTACAGAAGCTACCAGTCTTTCACTGCTCCAGGGAATGAGTTTGGGAAAGCCGGCGGTTGTTACTGATTTCGGCGGTAATCCCGGTGTTATACGGGATGGTGAAAACGGGTTTATGGTTCCTATAAAGGACCCTGCCGCTATGGCTGACACTTTGCATAAGCTGATGACGGACGAGAGTTTGTATGAAAGTATGAGCAAGAGAAGTTTAGAGATATATAACGAGTGTTTTACCGCCGAGGTGAACACCAAAAGGATTGAAGATATCTATTTGAAATTGCTTAATTAA
- a CDS encoding O-antigen ligase family protein, whose translation MGYFQSFWLFIWGYIKQSFVYKILRKVYDGISGAWKRSRITNFFRNQHFSSDVLGNGAAARILRSPFTFFAWLQRKYCEKLKNKIETSCIVRACDCYLKNILALNTRFIGILLVGITLGAVVPAIAGGEQTNLLVYALLILGAVLSVANANLTEFLSGSWIMRIIEHLSGIDFKYDIFEKDVTKSNGRLWLAAVIGFAAGVAGGFTSPLNTIVILGGLFVVFLILRSVQAGVYLTVFLAPLMPTMAIVGLVGLCLFSVLVKAVSDRNFKWRFEGVGFLMLGFLAVYLFASLNSFAVINSLSIFGIYLLFMAFYFVVINTVKTRKQLFDVLTVFAVSGALVCLYGVAQYIFGWDTSAAWVDEEMFSDIKMRVYSTLENPNVLGEYILLVLPVCIGLVWQKPKKLAKLVYIAMAGIMFATLILTFSRGCWIGFMITAGLFVTFVCGKIWGLALIALPFLPMVLPESIINRIASVGDMKDSSTSYRVYIWYGSLAMVKDFWASGIGPGTQAFKSVYPFYSYSGIVAPHSHNMFLQILVESGIVGIGVFLTTIVMFFKKLINGYQSTSGKGSKLGAMIVAIGAGVAGFCVQGMFDNCFYNYRVFLIFWIVLALGIAAVYIAKGEKEESAVKAVEEE comes from the coding sequence ATGGGATATTTTCAATCCTTTTGGTTGTTCATTTGGGGTTACATAAAGCAGAGCTTTGTTTATAAAATCCTCCGTAAAGTGTACGACGGTATTTCGGGCGCTTGGAAAAGAAGCAGAATAACCAACTTTTTTCGTAACCAGCATTTTTCTTCGGATGTTTTAGGGAACGGTGCTGCGGCAAGGATTTTGAGGTCTCCGTTTACGTTTTTCGCTTGGCTTCAAAGAAAGTATTGTGAAAAACTGAAAAATAAGATAGAGACAAGCTGTATAGTAAGAGCCTGCGACTGTTATCTAAAGAATATTTTGGCGCTTAATACCAGATTCATCGGTATTTTACTGGTCGGAATAACACTGGGAGCCGTTGTTCCTGCGATAGCAGGAGGAGAGCAGACAAATCTGCTGGTATATGCACTGCTGATATTAGGAGCTGTTTTGTCTGTCGCCAATGCTAATTTAACCGAGTTCCTGTCGGGTTCCTGGATAATGAGAATAATTGAGCATCTCAGCGGAATTGATTTTAAGTATGACATTTTTGAAAAGGACGTTACAAAGTCAAACGGACGTTTGTGGCTTGCAGCCGTGATTGGATTTGCCGCCGGAGTTGCAGGGGGATTTACAAGCCCGCTTAATACAATAGTTATACTTGGAGGCTTGTTTGTTGTCTTTCTCATTCTCAGGTCGGTTCAGGCCGGAGTTTATCTGACTGTATTTCTTGCGCCGCTCATGCCTACTATGGCTATAGTTGGTCTTGTGGGACTTTGTCTGTTCTCAGTTCTTGTTAAGGCTGTGTCAGACCGAAACTTTAAATGGCGTTTTGAAGGCGTAGGCTTTTTGATGCTTGGGTTCCTGGCTGTATATTTGTTTGCCAGCCTGAATTCTTTTGCTGTGATTAACAGTTTGAGTATTTTTGGAATTTATCTGTTGTTTATGGCGTTTTATTTTGTTGTTATAAACACTGTTAAGACCAGGAAACAGTTGTTTGACGTGCTGACAGTGTTTGCTGTGTCAGGCGCCTTGGTCTGCCTTTATGGCGTTGCCCAGTATATTTTCGGCTGGGATACGTCTGCCGCATGGGTTGATGAGGAAATGTTCAGCGATATAAAAATGAGAGTTTATTCAACTCTTGAAAACCCGAATGTTTTGGGTGAGTATATCCTTTTGGTTCTGCCGGTCTGCATAGGCTTAGTTTGGCAGAAGCCGAAAAAACTTGCTAAGCTGGTATATATAGCCATGGCAGGCATTATGTTTGCAACTCTGATATTAACGTTCTCGCGCGGATGCTGGATTGGTTTCATGATAACCGCAGGTCTGTTCGTTACGTTTGTATGCGGAAAGATTTGGGGATTGGCGCTGATAGCTTTGCCGTTCCTGCCTATGGTTTTGCCGGAAAGTATTATTAACAGAATTGCCAGCGTAGGAGATATGAAAGATTCGTCAACCTCGTATAGAGTATATATTTGGTATGGCTCGCTGGCAATGGTAAAAGATTTTTGGGCTTCGGGCATAGGCCCCGGAACTCAGGCGTTCAAGTCGGTATATCCGTTCTATTCATACAGCGGTATCGTTGCTCCTCACTCACATAATATGTTCCTGCAGATTTTAGTCGAGTCAGGTATAGTGGGGATAGGCGTTTTCTTAACCACTATTGTTATGTTCTTTAAGAAGCTGATTAACGGTTATCAGTCAACATCCGGCAAAGGCAGTAAGCTGGGCGCAATGATTGTAGCAATCGGCGCAGGAGTTGCCGGGTTCTGTGTTCAGGGAATGTTTGATAACTGCTTCTATAATTACCGCGTATTCTTAATATTTTGGATAGTGCTCGCTCTTGGTATCGCCGCCGTGTATATCGCTAAAGGCGAAAAAGAGGAATCAGCAGTAAAGGCGGTGGAGGAAGAGTGA
- a CDS encoding ABC transporter ATP-binding protein produces MKEKSNPKIFKNIIFYARRYFPWALVAVLATVSFSFLEVMKANILRAIVDLAQSGNVNGILPEFLKAVLIIICVMVCIFLSRYAAGRFSSSVMRDVKRDSARHISQIPLSYMNSNRSGELLSKMSTDADSVQSFMEGDFIQLIQLPFTIVFYAIYLIWLNPILFLACFATLPILIPLGASFAIPFRVGSKKYMKYLGKVSNTVADMVGGISVVKSYNMERALADKYQSGIERATNMALKNDKCQYKGSFIFNLARNIPTLTCLVFGGYLCFKGSLTLGALIAFSSLLGQTLSPLMRASSMFFNLKSASASAERVFSIINEPSEQEGSEVSASLNGDVPAIQFENVSFGYEEDKPVLKNLNLSIKKGETVGFAGASGCGKSTILGLICGFYRPSSGRILIGGIDMGDRNLKAVRSLISYVSQDAYLFPFSIYDNIAMGKSGATKEEVIAAAKAAYAHDFIMETENGYDTIVGERGSRLSGGQIQRISIARAMLKDAPILLLDEATSALDVKAEAEVQKALDNLSIGRTVLVVAHRLSTIKGADRIAVIDNGIVAECGSHDELLKKDGLYAKLQNVHSQQGGEAL; encoded by the coding sequence ATGAAAGAGAAATCAAATCCTAAAATTTTTAAGAATATTATTTTCTATGCCCGCAGATATTTTCCGTGGGCTTTGGTTGCCGTGCTTGCAACTGTTTCTTTTTCATTCCTTGAGGTAATGAAGGCAAATATATTAAGAGCAATTGTGGATTTAGCTCAGAGCGGGAATGTGAACGGCATATTGCCTGAGTTCTTAAAAGCCGTTTTAATAATTATTTGTGTTATGGTTTGTATTTTCCTGAGCAGATATGCGGCCGGACGTTTTTCTTCCAGCGTGATGCGTGATGTTAAGAGAGACAGCGCAAGACATATTTCGCAAATTCCTTTAAGTTATATGAACTCTAATAGGAGCGGAGAGCTTCTTTCAAAAATGAGTACGGACGCCGATTCGGTTCAGAGCTTTATGGAGGGGGACTTCATACAGCTTATTCAGCTTCCTTTTACTATTGTGTTTTATGCTATTTATCTTATTTGGCTGAATCCGATATTGTTTTTAGCGTGTTTTGCAACTCTTCCGATCTTGATTCCACTTGGAGCCAGTTTTGCTATACCGTTTAGAGTTGGTTCAAAAAAATACATGAAGTATTTGGGTAAGGTGAGCAACACTGTTGCCGATATGGTCGGAGGAATTTCAGTTGTTAAGTCTTATAATATGGAGAGAGCTCTTGCTGACAAATATCAGTCGGGTATAGAGCGAGCAACCAATATGGCGCTTAAAAATGACAAGTGTCAGTATAAAGGTTCGTTTATTTTTAATTTGGCGCGCAATATACCAACATTGACCTGCCTGGTTTTCGGAGGTTATTTGTGCTTCAAGGGCAGTTTGACTTTGGGCGCGCTGATAGCGTTTTCGTCACTGCTCGGTCAGACGCTGAGCCCGCTTATGCGCGCTTCTTCTATGTTTTTTAATCTTAAATCCGCGTCCGCTTCAGCGGAGAGAGTTTTTTCGATTATAAATGAACCCTCTGAACAGGAGGGCAGCGAAGTTTCTGCTTCGCTTAACGGAGACGTTCCGGCTATACAATTTGAAAATGTAAGTTTTGGCTACGAAGAAGATAAGCCCGTATTAAAAAACCTTAATTTATCAATTAAAAAGGGTGAGACTGTGGGATTCGCCGGAGCCAGCGGATGCGGCAAGAGCACAATTCTTGGACTGATTTGCGGTTTTTACCGGCCTTCATCGGGAAGAATTTTAATCGGCGGAATAGATATGGGCGACAGAAATTTAAAGGCTGTCAGGTCTTTGATTTCATATGTGTCTCAGGACGCATACCTTTTTCCGTTTTCTATATATGATAATATTGCTATGGGAAAATCAGGAGCAACCAAAGAAGAAGTGATAGCCGCCGCAAAGGCTGCATATGCTCATGACTTTATTATGGAGACCGAAAATGGCTATGATACTATAGTGGGTGAGCGCGGCTCCAGACTTTCGGGAGGGCAGATACAGAGGATTTCGATTGCTAGAGCAATGCTTAAAGACGCGCCTATACTTCTGCTTGATGAAGCCACTTCGGCGCTTGATGTAAAGGCGGAGGCGGAGGTGCAGAAGGCATTGGATAATTTAAGCATCGGAAGAACTGTTTTAGTTGTGGCTCATAGACTGTCTACCATTAAGGGGGCTGACAGGATTGCAGTGATAGATAATGGGATAGTGGCTGAATGCGGCAGTCATGATGAACTGCTGAAAAAAGACGGCTTGTATGCAAAGCTTCAAAACGTGCATAGCCAGCAGGGAGGTGAGGCTCTGTGA
- a CDS encoding helix-turn-helix domain-containing protein, translated as MRKEVGFNNRDRFVELGLMISALRKAKGYTQHELAEKAHISRSHLSSIEAPNITSSFSLEVFFNIADILEVKPGDLLNLNLPSFYFDEDKQDDK; from the coding sequence ATGCGTAAAGAAGTCGGGTTTAATAACAGAGACCGATTCGTTGAATTGGGGCTGATGATTTCTGCTTTAAGAAAGGCTAAAGGTTATACTCAACATGAACTTGCTGAGAAAGCACATATTAGCCGTTCACATTTAAGTTCTATTGAAGCCCCTAATATAACTTCTTCATTTTCTTTAGAAGTTTTCTTTAATATTGCCGATATTTTGGAGGTTAAACCCGGCGACTTGCTTAATCTTAATTTGCCTTCTTTCTATTTTGATGAAGATAAACAAGATGATAAATAA
- the murJ gene encoding murein biosynthesis integral membrane protein MurJ, protein MTKSESGGKAVKSISIMAVLILLAKFMGLFREMLIAGIYGQGYASDVINSATQIPLLFFDMVLGVAILSTFVPIYNKNLEKVGKSGADAFANNFITIVGAVAVLAAILGSVFAQPIVKMMVPGYAEVPGKVEETARLLRVLFPSIAFTAIAYVVVGILQSHGEFTIPSLISVVSNGVMIAYLLIFGDKLGLMGVAVSMLAAWALQLFFQIPWLIKTGYRYKPRWNIKDGSMKEVALLALPVLISSWVQPLCNVINMSFGSSLGNGAVSALNWANKIYIIMVGVFAYAITNFIFPKLSRLNADDNNEAFASTTRTSVGWIVFIITIVSALFLALSSPIIKVVFERGAFTAESTGITASALFFYSFGMVGYSICEVLNKSFYAIQDGKTPMFTSIFGVVVNIGCAALFVLVFDIGIEGLALASAISSTAIAAALLIMINKRREGVITGTFMLNLLKTFICGVLAFITAKYVFLAVDGVLGTGMVMTLVKLCVASLPACVVYFGLARILKVTEMMIGMKFIFGRKHD, encoded by the coding sequence ATGACGAAGAGCGAAAGCGGCGGAAAGGCAGTTAAGTCAATCAGTATTATGGCGGTGCTTATACTTCTTGCAAAATTTATGGGTCTGTTCAGAGAGATGCTTATTGCCGGGATTTATGGTCAGGGCTATGCTTCCGATGTTATCAACAGCGCGACCCAAATTCCGCTTTTATTTTTTGATATGGTGCTGGGCGTGGCAATTTTATCCACCTTTGTTCCGATTTATAACAAAAATTTAGAAAAGGTGGGAAAATCCGGCGCTGACGCTTTTGCTAATAATTTTATCACTATAGTGGGGGCTGTTGCAGTTCTTGCCGCAATTTTGGGGTCGGTATTTGCCCAGCCTATAGTTAAAATGATGGTGCCCGGCTATGCTGAAGTCCCGGGTAAGGTTGAAGAAACTGCCAGATTGCTTCGTGTCCTTTTTCCGTCTATAGCTTTCACTGCTATTGCCTATGTGGTTGTCGGAATTTTGCAGTCGCATGGTGAGTTCACTATTCCGTCCTTGATAAGCGTTGTATCAAACGGTGTTATGATAGCATATCTGCTTATATTTGGGGACAAGCTGGGGCTTATGGGCGTGGCTGTATCAATGCTGGCGGCGTGGGCTCTTCAATTGTTTTTCCAAATTCCATGGCTGATTAAGACCGGATATAGGTATAAACCTCGGTGGAATATTAAAGATGGGAGCATGAAAGAGGTAGCGCTTTTGGCGCTTCCGGTTCTTATAAGCTCCTGGGTTCAGCCGCTTTGCAACGTTATAAATATGTCGTTTGGTTCAAGTCTCGGAAACGGCGCTGTGTCCGCTCTAAACTGGGCAAACAAGATATATATTATAATGGTTGGAGTGTTTGCTTACGCGATAACGAATTTTATTTTTCCTAAGTTATCAAGGCTTAACGCTGATGACAATAATGAAGCCTTTGCGTCAACAACAAGAACGTCGGTCGGCTGGATAGTTTTTATAATCACTATAGTATCAGCCTTGTTTCTTGCACTTTCAAGCCCTATCATTAAAGTCGTATTTGAGCGCGGAGCGTTTACCGCTGAATCTACCGGTATAACTGCGTCTGCACTATTCTTTTACTCATTCGGAATGGTCGGTTACTCTATATGCGAGGTTTTGAATAAGAGCTTTTACGCCATTCAGGACGGAAAGACGCCAATGTTCACATCAATTTTTGGGGTTGTAGTCAATATCGGGTGCGCCGCTTTATTTGTTCTAGTTTTTGATATAGGAATAGAAGGGCTGGCCCTGGCTAGCGCTATAAGCTCAACGGCAATCGCCGCAGCATTGCTTATAATGATAAACAAGAGGCGTGAAGGCGTGATAACAGGCACTTTTATGCTGAACCTGCTGAAAACTTTCATCTGCGGTGTGCTCGCGTTTATAACAGCCAAATATGTATTCCTTGCTGTCGACGGCGTATTGGGAACGGGTATGGTAATGACTTTAGTTAAACTGTGTGTTGCTTCACTGCCTGCATGTGTTGTATATTTTGGCTTGGCTCGGATTCTTAAAGTGACGGAGATGATGATAGGAATGAAGTTTATTTTTGGAAGAAAACATGATTAG
- a CDS encoding DUF4330 family protein, translated as MKAKFNAIDFIIILVIAAIIAVGSYYLVSTMGGGTSGKSAGGNVKATFEIEFANKEEYLTEMPKIGDKVTVGVKEKMPATVTDVRIVPAETVAYDLNQGTAQWQEIPGKYDIYVTMEADAVDTGKQININNSPIRVGDSDAVRSKGWAGYGFVTQLNVSE; from the coding sequence ATGAAAGCAAAGTTTAACGCAATAGACTTTATAATTATTTTGGTCATTGCCGCGATTATTGCAGTCGGTTCTTACTACTTGGTGTCCACTATGGGCGGCGGAACAAGCGGAAAATCGGCAGGCGGAAATGTTAAAGCAACGTTTGAAATTGAATTTGCCAACAAGGAAGAATATTTGACCGAGATGCCGAAAATCGGCGACAAGGTTACTGTTGGCGTTAAGGAAAAGATGCCGGCTACGGTTACAGATGTGAGAATTGTTCCGGCTGAAACGGTGGCGTATGATTTGAATCAGGGAACGGCACAGTGGCAGGAGATACCCGGGAAGTATGACATTTATGTAACCATGGAAGCTGACGCGGTAGACACCGGGAAGCAGATAAACATAAACAACAGTCCGATAAGGGTTGGAGATTCAGACGCGGTTCGTTCAAAGGGCTGGGCTGGATATGGTTTTGTCACACAGCTGAACGTAAGCGAGTAG
- a CDS encoding helix-turn-helix domain-containing protein codes for MYLKRLKFLRMNAGLKQTEIADLLGIQQTVYSRCERGFQTIPLHFLIKLADFYNTSTDYILNRTNEIKMYPESIFE; via the coding sequence ATGTATTTAAAAAGATTAAAATTTCTGCGTATGAATGCTGGGTTGAAACAAACGGAAATTGCAGATTTATTAGGAATACAACAAACTGTATACTCTCGTTGTGAGCGAGGTTTTCAAACTATACCGTTACACTTTTTAATAAAACTAGCAGACTTTTACAATACTTCAACTGATTACATATTAAATAGAACTAATGAAATAAAAATGTATCCGGAAAGTATTTTTGAATAG
- the pdxR gene encoding MocR-like pyridoxine biosynthesis transcription factor PdxR — MKDVKYKIDKTLSTPLYLQLYNAFKNDIVSGRILDNERLPSRRRLTEVLGLGKNTVDLAYQKLIDNGYAISQPRSGYFARRQSPINTDIFEPDFYDLHGISFNMSQNGIDLPSIPKNTLVKLYREIIYDKPELFEYGHKYGEKSLRKAVAHYLYEVHGISCSTDQIIIGAGSDYLIEQLSHIFGSSTVFGFENPCYARSYVPVKNSGKQTTLINVGLAGFDVEDLYKSDIDVLYISPDGQFPTGYRMTAAQQKEILDWANEKPDRYIIEADFDLDFSDKGGLDPLFLRDTSEKVILLNSFYRSIAPSIKTGFLVLPKKLKERFDERMPYYTTLKSRIEQQVVAQYIQSGKYQRHLEKLYNIYSSKSKYLKDKINSCSFSKYVTIHHQSGGTHIIVSVDNGMTENELKISAAKMGVKLLPLTTFLIKPNPKLPASTFVMGYGQLSEAEIEQAITRLDKAWANKK; from the coding sequence ATGAAAGACGTAAAATACAAAATTGACAAGACGCTTAGCACGCCCCTGTATCTTCAGCTTTATAACGCGTTTAAGAACGATATAGTATCCGGCAGAATTTTGGATAACGAACGTCTTCCCTCCCGCCGCAGACTGACTGAAGTTTTAGGCCTCGGAAAAAACACCGTAGATTTGGCCTATCAAAAACTAATTGATAACGGTTATGCTATCTCACAGCCCAGAAGCGGATATTTTGCGAGAAGACAAAGCCCTATAAACACTGACATCTTTGAGCCGGATTTTTATGACCTGCATGGAATCAGTTTTAACATGAGCCAAAACGGTATAGATTTGCCGTCTATCCCCAAAAACACTCTGGTAAAACTATATCGTGAAATAATTTACGACAAGCCGGAGCTATTTGAATACGGTCATAAATATGGAGAAAAATCACTCAGAAAAGCAGTGGCGCACTATTTATATGAAGTTCATGGAATATCATGCTCAACAGACCAAATTATAATCGGCGCCGGCAGCGACTATTTGATTGAACAGCTATCACACATATTTGGCAGCAGCACAGTATTTGGATTTGAAAATCCGTGCTACGCGCGAAGTTATGTACCGGTCAAAAATTCCGGAAAACAAACTACTCTGATTAACGTAGGTTTAGCTGGATTTGATGTAGAGGACTTATATAAAAGCGATATAGACGTATTATACATCTCGCCCGACGGGCAATTTCCAACGGGTTATCGTATGACAGCGGCACAGCAAAAAGAAATTTTAGACTGGGCAAACGAAAAACCTGACCGCTATATAATAGAAGCCGATTTTGACTTAGACTTTTCCGACAAAGGCGGTCTCGACCCGCTGTTTCTAAGAGATACTTCCGAAAAGGTTATTTTACTGAACTCGTTTTACAGGTCAATAGCCCCGTCAATAAAAACGGGGTTCCTGGTACTGCCCAAAAAACTAAAAGAACGTTTTGATGAACGTATGCCATACTACACAACTCTTAAATCAAGAATTGAACAGCAGGTTGTCGCCCAATATATACAAAGCGGAAAATACCAGCGTCATCTCGAGAAGCTATATAATATATATTCGTCTAAATCGAAATATCTTAAAGACAAAATCAACTCGTGTTCATTTTCAAAATACGTTACTATACACCACCAAAGCGGCGGAACTCATATTATAGTTTCCGTTGATAACGGAATGACTGAGAACGAACTAAAAATATCGGCTGCTAAAATGGGGGTAAAACTTTTGCCTCTTACAACCTTTCTGATAAAGCCAAACCCCAAACTTCCGGCAAGCACATTTGTAATGGGATACGGTCAATTATCGGAAGCTGAAATAGAGCAGGCGATAACCCGGCTTGACAAAGCCTGGGCAAATAAAAAATAA
- a CDS encoding DUF4330 domain-containing protein, whose product MKKKSTFAKDGKLFGKISIIDIIVVLCVIVLAFGIYAKFTSNSDAVSSSEKAKIEYVYKVKGVRDFTIDAFKKGGPVYDQDTKEYMGEVTGVRSEDAVMEVSLVDGTYKSLIVPKKYDVYVTIQVDGKYNSLGFYTNENRYIGAGSTVNAQSKYTTTGGEIVEVRQIEE is encoded by the coding sequence ATGAAGAAAAAGAGTACATTTGCAAAAGATGGAAAATTATTTGGAAAAATCAGTATTATTGACATAATCGTTGTTCTGTGCGTTATCGTTCTTGCCTTTGGTATTTATGCGAAGTTCACTTCAAACAGCGACGCGGTTTCTTCATCAGAGAAGGCGAAGATAGAGTATGTATACAAGGTAAAGGGAGTTAGGGATTTTACGATTGACGCGTTTAAAAAAGGCGGACCTGTATATGACCAGGACACAAAGGAATATATGGGAGAGGTAACGGGTGTGCGCTCTGAGGATGCCGTTATGGAAGTAAGTTTAGTAGACGGTACATACAAAAGTCTTATTGTGCCGAAGAAGTATGATGTATATGTGACTATTCAGGTTGACGGAAAGTATAACAGCTTAGGTTTTTATACGAACGAGAATAGGTATATAGGCGCTGGCTCAACGGTTAATGCGCAGTCGAAGTATACGACGACAGGCGGAGAGATTGTTGAGGTAAGACAAATAGAGGAATAA